The following coding sequences are from one Bradyrhizobium sp. 200 window:
- a CDS encoding MFS transporter, with the protein MGPAVWHCGCCGRRSGCVRAQLLYLPVMLALFLWKRISKPLRLPPEKSNRAIVSGVRYIINSLSIKVVLTRSMITGVIGGAIIALMPLVAPDLLQGGAQTYGIMLSTFGLGLAR; encoded by the coding sequence GTGGGCCCGGCGGTTTGGCATTGTGGTTGCTGCGGCCGGCGCAGTGGCTGCGTTCGCGCTCAACTGCTTTATCTTCCGGTAATGCTCGCGCTTTTCCTGTGGAAACGGATCTCCAAGCCCTTGCGCCTGCCGCCTGAAAAATCCAACCGTGCCATCGTTTCGGGCGTGCGCTACATCATCAATTCGCTATCGATCAAGGTCGTGCTGACCCGCTCCATGATCACTGGCGTGATCGGCGGCGCGATCATTGCCCTCATGCCCCTGGTAGCTCCCGATCTCCTGCAAGGCGGCGCCCAGACCTACGGCATCATGCTCAGCACCTTTGGTCTGGGATTGGCGCGCTAA
- a CDS encoding MFS transporter: MQEVQLLRQRNGAYGSSIARDIADPELWTERYHYPTSAQPLDPVGARAGPAGGGHIGPQPVRIRRMLPFGTMRWKEDAHHHAANDVLPGDCKHGGRR, translated from the coding sequence ATGCAGGAGGTTCAGCTGCTTCGACAACGCAACGGCGCGTACGGCTCGTCGATTGCCCGCGACATAGCCGATCCCGAACTGTGGACCGAGCGGTATCACTACCCGACATCAGCGCAACCGCTCGACCCGGTCGGAGCGCGCGCTGGACCGGCAGGAGGTGGCCACATCGGTCCTCAGCCGGTGCGCATCAGACGCATGCTTCCGTTCGGAACGATGCGCTGGAAGGAAGACGCGCACCACCATGCTGCGAACGATGTCTTGCCTGGTGATTGCAAGCACGGCGGGAGGCGATAG